Proteins encoded by one window of Agelaius phoeniceus isolate bAgePho1 chromosome 5, bAgePho1.hap1, whole genome shotgun sequence:
- the LOC143694041 gene encoding histone H3, producing MARTKQTARKSTGGKAPRKQLATKAARKSAPATGGVKKPHRYRPGTVALREIRRYQKSTELLIRKLPFQRLVREIAQDFKTDLRFQSSAVMALQEASEAYLVGLFEDTNLCAIHAKRVTIMPKDIQLARRIRGERA from the coding sequence ATGGCGCGGACGAAGCAGACGGCGCGGAAGTCGACGGGCGGCAAGGCGCCCCGCAAGCAGCTGGCCACCAAGGCTGCCCGCAAGAGCGCGCCGGCCACGGGCGGCGTCAAGAAGCCGCACCGCTACCGGCCCGGCACGGTGGCGCTGCGCGAGATCCGGCGCTACCAGAAGTCCACGGAGCTGCTGATCCGCAAGCTGCCCTTCCAGCGGCTGGTGCGCGAGATCGCGCAGGACTTCAAGACCGACCTGCGCTTCCAGAGCTCTGCCGTCATGGCGCTGCAGGAGGCCAGCGAGGCCTACCTGGTGGGGCTCTTCGAGGACACCAACCTGTGCGCCATCCACGCCAAGCGCGTCACCATCATGCCCAAGGACATCCAGCTGGCCCGCCGCATCCGCGGAGAACGCGCGTAA